In the Glycine max cultivar Williams 82 chromosome 6, Glycine_max_v4.0, whole genome shotgun sequence genome, TATTAAAAATGCACAATCTCCACTTGCTTCATTGTAATCCACTCCCAAGAGTGTATATGCAAGTACACCACCACCTGCATTTAGAAACCAAATCATTATGAGAGATATCATTACTCCTACCGTCCCTACCAAAAATTTCTGAGCAATACAGACAAACATAACACAACTCATATTGAagtgaatatgcaaatgaaaaATATACTGTAGAGTCTAGAATTTCAAGCCACCCTACAAGGTAGGCCTGGTAAGATTCGGGTGAGCATAGAAAACCAAAACTTGAACCGAATCAAACTAATTGTATTTCATAAGAACTGAAGTGAACTAGTTTTTGGTTCAGTGAACTGGTGCATGGAAGTGCTAACCAGAGAGATTCTCTGTACTAAGAGGTAATTGCTTCAAACCTTGATACATGCTCACCATTCCTGTCGATCCACCCTGACTCCTTTCTCTACCCCTCAATTGATATTAGTGAGCTACTGAGCTCGTCAAAGACCACTTCCCTGACAACACCAATCCCTCTGCCACCACTGAAAAGGTCCTCATCAAGTTCCCTGTGGCCATTCTCCAGCTCATCGACAACAAGTACAGGGATGAGCCTGCCTACAGGCTGCAGCACCTCCTTGTCATTTGTCTCTGCGAGAGCCAAAATTTTGTCATGTATACACCTGCATATTCACTGGCACAATCCAATGAGTACACAGCTGCAGTCAAAGTCAACTCCTCGCATGCACTActgctactactactactacttttGTGTCCCAAAGAAAGATTCTAACTTGACAAACAAGGAACGATGAGAGTAGTGCCATGACCAAAAAGGGAGACAAGGATGATTTTGCAGAACACAGCAGCTTCTTGGTGCAGGAAGTGTTAGGGTTCTGATTAATTTTGAGGATATTCAGTGATTTGCTTATAATGTTAACCAAATTGGATTACCGATTAActgttttaaaaaactaatccaGGTTCTTGAACTGTTTCAAAAGGTTTAGTTCAGTTTAGTTCACAGTCTGGTTTGGTTCTTTGCACAAGCCTACACCATACAGGGAGATGCTATAGATAAATGACAGATAAAagcaaaaatacataaattactaACCAATCATAACAGGTGTACTTTGGTTTTCAAAGTGCAACGCTAGCTCTCGACATCTTTCCGGAAGCTCAGCTCCAGATCTAACATTGATGACTTTGCACGTAACCTGTTAAAAAAAGTACACCACCCAATCAAATCATTAAGAACTCAATTAGGTTCACAAGCAATGCATACTTCATGGACTGTGTACAGTAATGGATCAAGAATTTAGACTCAAGCCTTTTTTGGGGTGAGAGGCTCAACATATCTTGTCATGATTCTAGCCAGAGAACACAAGCAAGATGTCTAGTTGGGCCCAAAAGCCCAACTGCATCTACAATATACAGTTTAGTAATAAATCTACAGTTGGACATTAAGAAATGCTAAGAGGAGCGACTACTTACACCCAGAAGTTTGTCCAAAACAAAGCTCAATTCAATGGCACCGATCCAATCTCGTGATCCAACAAAAGAAGGGTCTTTATCACCAATTTCAACAAGAGTCTGCTGTATTTCCCTGAGAAGGTTGTAGTTTGTCAGGCCAAATAATGATCATATGCATGAATATGACAAAACAAGAAGATTTTGACAAGAGTGAACTTCAGCCAGACAAACTGATTCATTAAATTtccttaaatgaaaaacaagAAACTCTTTAAAAGACCAATCTAATAATCCATtacacaagaaaaataaaaacgtgACCCAATTTAAACCTGAAGGGACAATAAGAAAATAACGGAAGGAATGGTATCTGCCCTCGAAAGAAAATTCACAATCGCAGGAGAGTGAAATGTAAATACCTATGAGAAGGAACTTCTATGGATGTGTAGTTTTGAAGTCTGAACCACGAAATGATAGTCTGGAGAGAGCGGTAAGCACAACCCCACccctagaaaaattaaattaatttagtttctgatactaaaagaaaattgagagaTTTAGTTTTAGTGATATCTGTACTCTGCAGGtatgtaaatataattattcttttatcagtaaaaaaaaaaaaaatatatatatatatatatatatatatatatataaaatcagtaCAGGTAGTACTAATAGCTGTACATCCCAATGTGCATGTTATCTATATAAGATTATGGTATTGAAATATGCATGAGATATTAGAATACCATAACCCCCATCTCTGGGCACACTGGACTATCCATTGCAAATATCTAAGCCACATTCAGCAGAAGAAAATTGCATCCTCCATCAATTTCTGTCCATTAAAATTGTCATTGAGAATGCAATTCTGTTTCTATGATTCCAAATGCACCATGTGAGGGCAGCCCACCAAATCCACCATCTGTTTTGGACTATTCCTGATGCCTTACAGTATGAATGTTGTAGAAAGTGTTCCCTAGGTGATGCAGGGAACACAGTTACAACCTCTGTACATGCAAGGCTCTCCCACCATAAAGGCATTATATTCTTTGGCAACCAAAAAATATGTGGGATGCTTCCTCCTCATGACTTGAACAAAACGGGCAGTGGTAGTCATCTAGCTGCACATTCCTTCTCCTTAGGTTTGCTCTTGTTGATAGTCTATCCCTAACCAACCTCCAAACAAAGTGTGCTACCTTGCTtggaattttcattttcaaattagtGCCTCCAGCACTGTTCACTGCTGGATTGGCTGCCCATTTCACCTTGGAATCCCCCCACAAAGCTTGACACACAGTTCTATCCACCATTTCCTTCTTAGTTTCCTGTAGACATAACATATCCACTTGCTCTTTCACCTCCAATTTCTTTACTGCTCCCCATTTAATACCCCTCCCCCAAACCTCTAATATTATAGGTAACTATCTTCATTGATCACCCACCCTTCTTCCCAGCTTCTCAAGTTCAGATTTGTCTCTTCCATCTAGAACAACCATTCTGGACAGCAATTCATTTACTTTCTTCCCAAAACCAGTTCCCGTGTTTTTAGCCAATTCCAATGTACTTGTAGCCTCCATCTTTGCTTCACAGCTTCTCGGGCTCTTGTATATTAGCTTGAAGTTGAACCTTCAGCATTCGCCCCTTTGGCGTAAGCATCCCACGTAGCAACTTCTTTTAGACCACTTCCTCCATCCAAAGTAAGAGAATCAGGCCTTGTTGGTCCAGCATCAGCACTTCCAATGTCTTTACGAAGGCTGGTGTCTTCAttagtttctttttctcctCCTATCACACCAAGCCCATTTCCCCCTTTGTATTTTCTTGTCCTCTTGTAAACTTGCCATACTGATTGAGGCCCATTATATTTTAGGCCCAAGTTCAGTTCTTCCATTTGGTCTTGATCAATCACGTCCTCTACTGAGAAACATGTTCTGAGTTGTTGTCTTTTCCTGAAGTAGGTAACTGTACACCCCCCTCAACCCCCTTTAATTCAAATTAGTCTGACTTTTGTGGGTCCCCCTtgcttttattaattattacctGCTTCCATTTCCTTTCCATCACTTTGTTTACGAAAAAGGGCTTCATCTTCCACCCTCTCTTTTTGTAAACTGCTATCTCTGTCaacccttcttttcttttccataCGTGAGAGCTCTTGTCCATGGCCGAAAGCATGACTTACGTCTGCCAGGCTTCCTTCCTTTTGTACATGCCCACGTGTTTCAGTGGGCCCTTCCAAGAATGAATCCTGGAGCGTGGTGCCTTAGTTGACCGAGGTCAACATGTTGGTTGGGCCACCACCAACAGTCAAAGGGATCTCTGTCTCCACCCTCCCTGCTGTTCGTACTGACCTCACCTTCTTCCTCCGCCGCCACCCCCACCATGGTTTTTCGCCATCAAACTGCGAGCAGACAGATGCTGCATCTGGCACAATCTCGCTTTCCCCGGAAGAGATCTCCTCCGATGAGTCCAAGAAGTTCAGTCTTCTACATGTGCACTTCCAAGAACTATAGCAAGTTTCCTCCACAATCTTCACTACAAACTCTTCTCCATTGATATTCGCCGTAACCAAATGGTTGATTAGCGGAGACCAAAGTGTCTTGACAAGGACTCTTGCCCAATCAAGTCTTTGTTGATCTTCCACCTCTTCGTCTACCTCGACTACCTCTCCTACGCTTTCTGCAATTTTCTTGACACTTTCCATGTCCCAGGCGTGTATTGGAATGCCCCAACACATTATCCAGACCAGTCTAAAGCCAGTGCGCATTTCCGGACTCCGTTACTGCAACGAGTGGAACATAGATAATCCACTCTGAACTCCATTTCCGGACTCCATTAGTGCAATTTTCTTGACACTTTCCATCCCCCATCTCTGACGTCTTTTGTTGTCCCTTGTTAGGTTGACAGTGGGGTTGCGCCATGACTGCCTTACCCTTGTCTCGTCCACCAGATGTAGCCCTGTCAATCTCCCTATCTTGTAGATGCGTCTTGTCTTCCCTTTCATGTTTTGGTAGATTCATGTGTAGTTTAAGGCCCCCTACGATCAGATTATCCAACTGTCCCTCAAGTTGCTTGACATTGGATACACCCTTGAGTCTAACAAAACCATATCTCCAACCACTTCTATTCTTGTCCTTAGCTATATAAACCTCCCTGACATCGCCTCATTTCTTGGAAGTAAACCACAATTCTTTTTCTCGAATGTCTTCAGGGAAACGCGTAAAGCAGAAAGACGAGATATCTGAAGCGTCTCTTGAGTTTCTCGTGCTGTCTCTCCACCGCCACTCCGACAAGTCCACTGTGTCGTAGATGTCATGCCCTCTTCTTGCGAAGTGGACACAGAACCGATCACCCACATGCTCTCTGTTTCTCACTCACCCACTCTCtgtctctctgtctctctgtctctcttcctctcattctctctcttttgGCTTTTATTTGACGTAATTTCTCATGATTAATACTCAAATTCTAACCAAcatgtaaatataattatattttgttttaagacGTTCTTTGACTAGACAAGAAGTCACACACACTAACTCACTCACCACACACTTAGCCAATGACTGAGTTTGGCAAGGACCCCCTCCACCACCTATCCTTACTAAGGTAGAGAACCTTCGTAATGAATGGAAATTAGTTTTATACCACAAATAAAAACTGGCTTAGATACGGAACTAAAAAATTCTTCAACATCACAACTCAAGTCTTGTTATTTTAAGTGCTAACTGCCAACATCCTTACATTTAAATGGCATATTAGGCCCGTCAAATGGATAGACTggataatgttttattattcagATTAATAGATGAACTAAAAACAatccattaaaaattattaaaaaaatccaatccatccattaacattttttatggaTATTTATCCAtccctaaaattatttttttaaaataaaatatttttgttagtaCTCATTAGTGTGGCAGTTGCCTGTCGGATAGTCTTAAAAAGGGATTAAAATGATTGCTGAGGGAAAATCTCAAGAACCTAACAGATGAAAAGGAgcttaaaagcaaaataaaatggaaagaaGTGAGACTTGTTGAGTGACAGAAGGTCAAAAAGCAAAAATCTTGCTCCCAAATAATATCCATAAGATTAACAACTCGTCCCAGAGGTAATGGTGAGGACAACAAATAAAGAAAGCTAATAAAAATTGATTCGCCAGCATTTAATGCCCTTAAACTAGTTTTTAATGGAAATAAAGTCATCGgtcaatgataaataaaaactgATAATGCATTTGCAAAAGCTCAAATGGAAACTTGATAAAGCGGCAATGTGTGCAGCTTCTGCAAAATGCCAACTTAAGTGACCCTCTATTTAATAGAGAGATCAGGTGCTACATATCAAAAGGTAGGATGGTAGCCAGACTCTACAGGGCATTGAAACACTACACTCTAAGAGGCATACAAAAAGTGATCCTATTCCAGAACTCATCCAGGCAATAGAAGCCAAGCTATGCctatataacattattttttatttcgaaATAGTGGAAAGGATTTGGCAACTCAAGAAAAGACCAAAAATGCCAAGTCCATTTTTCCACAAGCTGCATTCCTTGTGAAGCTACACATCAGATGACCTTCTCTTACATTTATTCTCATTACCTTCCACGGGTGATCATCATTtctaatttcatatataatactTTTGTCATTCATAGTTTCATACAGCATTATACACAAAAACCACACTAGTAATAGATTATtccaattttatcttttttatcatcatttttacatacaaataattttgaatatatttaacaGATTACTTACAAAGAACAACTTCCATTATCGtaattttcatcattttaaaCTTCAAATGATTTTTCCCATATCCAAACCATAATTTGCAACTGCCTAAACAAGATTATGTTAATCAGTTAATCTTAAACcactcagcaacaacaaccgAGGTTTGTCTGTTATGTGTAATTTCAATTGAGCACAAGAAAATGAAGATGAGATGTAATTTAATGAACATGTTACAACCATTAGTGAGCAGAAGAATTGAAATTACCGAATCATTATAACCATCGTGAAGATAATGGAAGTATTCATAAGAACCTTGAACAAGGGAAACAGTTCCCCCAGTAACTGCATTAACCACAACCATTACAAATGAgacaaaaaacaattatatttagaATGAGGGACACAGACCATAATAGCAACTTACCCCCACTACTTGGAATCCCAATGTGTACATCTCTGAGCAAAGTTGAACCTAATATTACCAACAAATATTAAGAAACTTAGAGCACATGATATATGTTAAGGAGttagtattagaaaatacaacctgaaaagaggcaaatgcAATCATAATCCTGACACCTATAGAGCATAAACTACCCATTCAAATGTATATATTACCTTTCTGTAGAGAGACCATATCattgttattcaattttgaaaaatccaAGGCATTAGAAATTCTTAGAAGGGGACGATCATACGGCAATCCCAACCTTGAGTGCAAGGATCTCCTAACTTCAACTGCAGAAAGCATGAATAATTCATAAATCACTAAATACTAACACATGCTGAGATCATAAATGATAAAGTAGATTGGAAAAGCCCAAAGATTCAACAGATATATTCTTCTCTGAAATTTATCAACAGCATATAATATAGCTTTATTCTATATTTTCTAATGACAAGTACATCGTAAAAGAATTATCCTATCCATGTCATAATTCAACAACATACCTTGCTTCATTTCTGTCTCCCCAAAACTCAGTTCATAGAAAACAGTTATTGGATGTAGAATCCCAGGAGGACTAAAGTGATAAGATTTTAGctgacaaataaataaattgctaGTCAATCAAAAGAACAATAAGTATTTAACAAATAAGTGAAAAGAAAACTTTACTATGAAAcaatataactaaattaaataatagagtaaaaaatatcttaaacacAATTTCATGAATCTGACCTGACTGATCACTAATAATCATTAGGgtgttttgtaaaagtttttttttccaataccATAATTTCATTAATGAGAGAATATGAAGCAGGATAGGTTCAGTCCAAATTCATACATTAGTACCTTACATCATTATATACTAATTACTAATTTTGTCATCCACACACTACCTATCAAAGTTGAAACAGGTCTGGTTCTTGTAACCATTTAAACTAGAAATATTCCATAGTTATAAAACAGATCTTCATATATTTGAAAGTTCAGATGAAAACCATTATATGTAGTCATCCTGATGCATTACAGCCcatatgaaattgaaattgtcactTTCATTGGCGAGTTGTATtatagaaagaaataatgtaCATATTTGCGAGACAAAAGccaaaaattcatttgaaattcTAATGATAGGATAGAGGAATGACAATGAGTCATTGCACATCCATTGACTATAGAAGGATGATTTTCTTGTGAATCGGAATCATGGTGAAATAGTAGAACCATAGTAGGTAACTGGAAAGATGAATCTATTGCCTCACCCAAGGATGTTGTGCCAAAAGGTTAGGCAACATCAACTTCTGCACTACATTTAATTGGTCAACTAAGCCAGGTATGATTAAACTTGAAATTGCATATTTCAGTGGAAGCTTCCTGGAAGAATAGCAGAGTACATCTAACTTAATATCCACAATAAGGAGTCTAGTTTCTTCCTGGACTGAAAGCAATAATTCAACTTCGATTaaaataagctaaaaataaaaggaaaataaaaaatttcaatgagCAAATATTGGACATCAAATACAATCCACAAATTTTGACCTGGAAAGTATTCTGCAACAGGGACAGTAGAAGCTGATGATGACCCTAAGCTATTAAAGAGAACACTAACTTGGATAATATCTGCAttctaagaagaagaaaatttcacAAAATGGACGATGGTAGTCATTTGAATATTCATGAAGTACATGCAGAAAGGAGAAAATAAagacaagataaaaaaacaaaatcacaaaTACTATCAGAAAATCTAAGAAAAAACCAaacaattgaaaagaaaaggggAGAAAGATCACAAAGAATATCGTAATCTTTTATGTTACCTCTGCAGAAAAAACTGGTGAGCCTGCTTTACTGCTGATGGGAAAGTATGAACATGATAGTGAGCTTGCATCAAagccatcatcatcatcagccAAAGCCTTGATCTTGGAGAGGTCTGTGCTAAAGTCTAATTGTAGACCTCGAATTATGACAGGAGGAGATATATCCTGAGAGGCTTTGTTTGACGTTTCTAACAAGTACACAGCCTGAGGGTCTCTTAACTTGGCAATAACGGCTTCGGTAGCCTGTACATATGATTTCTCAACATCTGCAAAACAAAATTGTCTAGAATTTATTCCCATTTAGAACAGAGTGATAGTGATAGATGCATCTTAGATAATTCACTGCAGTCCAGATATTATCCTGTGAATCTGTACACTAAAACGTACACAACTTCTATTACAATAAAATAGGGTAAACCATGGGACTACTCCCCAAGGATGTGGAGTACGAATCAAGGAACAACTCCTTTACCTATATATGTTCCTCTATTCACATAGTCAGCGATCGAACCCTTCATATGCTTAAAGGGCTCGAGCTACTCCTTGTGGGTAAACCCTACTTTGTTTAATAATAAGCCAATGAAAAATTGTATGTAAACATAAGAACATCTAAGTAGACGTCTAGAAGAACTCCTAAGGACCCTATGTAGACTTATCCAACTAGATAAATCACTCAAGCAAGTGTTTCGTTAATTATACTTATAAAAGTGGCATATGATCTTCCCATTAGctccttttaagttttaaccccACATGCAAACCTAAATTGAAATGTCTAACCAACCAAGTACAATAGTGTCAatctaattaataataacacaaaTGGATTTCCCAATTGCAGCACATGTTATGTTTCTGAGAGAAACCAATCATCAACAACTTCACTGAACCACATAGAGAGAGCGAGAATAAGCAAAACATACCAGTTGGATTCTTGAGACTATAATAGAGTGGCAACTTAATTGGAAGCTCACAGTGAAGCAAGCAACCATTCTCCCACACAAACTTCTTCGAATCCCGTTCCTCTATTACCGACGAAATGGATTCAAGTCCCGTCGCATTTTCACTCTCTGACACAAAAAACCGCAGCTCGCCGGAATCAAAGCCGCAAACCGCTCCGATCACCGGCCGATCCGTTCCCTCGCCGTAGAGAAGGTTCCTCAACGTACGCGCGGCGTCAACGGCCGCGCGAGCGTGGGCGTCATCGCCGGAAGCTAGGGCACCGACGACTTCGAAGCCTCTCGGGATGAGAGTGCGAAGGTCCTCCGATTCCTTGGGCAAATCGGGGGAAGCAGCGGAGGGGAGGGCGTGGATGCGGCGGAGGAAGGAGGCGACGGTGAGTGGCGGGAAGAATGGGGATCCGATAAGCCAGAAATGGATTCCCGGGTCGGATCCTTTGGTGTTGAGTGGCTTCGGGCGGCATAGCAGCCTCACGAGGCGGTTACTATCATCCGCCATTGaaattctcttttgttttgtttttcaaattttagttcaaTGAAACAATGGAATCACGGGAAACGGTTTCTTCTTTGGCTCGAAATAATATGAACCGGTGTGCAATCTTTGCTCAGTCGCAAGTACGGGTGTTCCCGATGTGATTTCGTGcccttttaacttaaaattatcCTCAGCcgaacaaaaatttaaataataattaatttaacaattaatggTATGAATAACCAACAAAAGTTTTAATAATTGAAGTTAAAGTAgaatagaaattaattttaaattgaataatacTTTAATAATAATCTTTCAACTTATAAGTAGTACAGAGTATTTGCTTCTAAGTTaatgaacttaaaaaaaaaataacattcataATACTTGTTTTCGACTGTCCAAACTTAGAAAATAGATATTCAacaataaaacattaattacaataataatttcTAAGGGTGTGTGATGtgagatttgattttattttatttccgcGTGTCAAACTGAGAATAGAATCAAATTATatgatgtaaaaataaaaataaaaaactaaatcaaatcaatgaccattga is a window encoding:
- the LOC100811510 gene encoding probable Ufm1-specific protease isoform X3; protein product: MADDSNRLVRLLCRPKPLNTKGSDPGIHFWLIGSPFFPPLTVASFLRRIHALPSAASPDLPKESEDLRTLIPRGFEVVGALASGDDAHARAAVDAARTLRNLLYGEGTDRPVIGAVCGFDSGELRFFVSESENATGLESISSVIEERDSKKFVWENGCLLHCELPIKLPLYYSLKNPTDVEKSYVQATEAVIAKLRDPQAVYLLETSNKASQDISPPVIIRGLQLDFSTDLSKIKALADDDDGFDASSLSCSYFPISSKAGSPVFSAENADIIQVSVLFNSLGSSSASTVPVAEYFPVQEETRLLIVDIKLDVLCYSSRKLPLKYAISSLIIPGLVDQLNVVQKLMLPNLLAQHPWLKSYHFSPPGILHPITVFYELSFGETEMKQVEVRRSLHSRLGLPYDRPLLRISNALDFSKLNNNDMVSLQKGSTLLRDVHIGIPSSGVTGGTVSLVQGSYEYFHYLHDGYNDSGWGCAYRSLQTIISWFRLQNYTSIEVPSHREIQQTLVEIGDKDPSFVGSRDWIGAIELSFVLDKLLGVTCKVINVRSGAELPERCRELALHFENQSTPVMIGVYMTKFWLSQRQMTRRCCSL
- the LOC100811510 gene encoding probable Ufm1-specific protease isoform X1; the protein is MADDSNRLVRLLCRPKPLNTKGSDPGIHFWLIGSPFFPPLTVASFLRRIHALPSAASPDLPKESEDLRTLIPRGFEVVGALASGDDAHARAAVDAARTLRNLLYGEGTDRPVIGAVCGFDSGELRFFVSESENATGLESISSVIEERDSKKFVWENGCLLHCELPIKLPLYYSLKNPTDVEKSYVQATEAVIAKLRDPQAVYLLETSNKASQDISPPVIIRGLQLDFSTDLSKIKALADDDDGFDASSLSCSYFPISSKAGSPVFSAENADIIQVSVLFNSLGSSSASTVPVAEYFPVQEETRLLIVDIKLDVLCYSSRKLPLKYAISSLIIPGLVDQLNVVQKLMLPNLLAQHPWLKSYHFSPPGILHPITVFYELSFGETEMKQVEVRRSLHSRLGLPYDRPLLRISNALDFSKLNNNDMVSLQKGSTLLRDVHIGIPSSGVTGGTVSLVQGSYEYFHYLHDGYNDSGWGCAYRSLQTIISWFRLQNYTSIEVPSHREIQQTLVEIGDKDPSFVGSRDWIGAIELSFVLDKLLGVTCKVINVRSGAELPERCRELALHFENQSTPVMIGGGVLAYTLLGVDYNEASGDCAFLILDPHYTGSDDLKKIVNGGWCGWKKAVDSKGKNFFLHDKFYNLLLPQRPHMV
- the LOC100811510 gene encoding probable Ufm1-specific protease isoform X4, yielding MADDSNRLVRLLCRPKPLNTKGSDPGIHFWLIGSPFFPPLTVASFLRRIHALPSAASPDLPKESEDLRTLIPRGFEVVGALASGDDAHARAAVDAARTLRNLLYGEGTDRPVIGAVCGFDSGELRFFVSESENATGLESISSVIEERDSKKFVWENGCLLHCELPIKLPLYYSLKNPTDVEKSYVQATEAVIAKLRDPQAVYLLETSNKASQDISPPVIIRGLQLDFSTDLSKIKALADDDDGFDASSLSCSYFPISSKAGSPVFSAENADIIQVSVLFNSLGSSSASTVPVAEYFPVQEETRLLIVDIKLDVLCYSSRKLPLKYAISSLIIPGLVDQLNVVQKLMLPNLLAQHPWLKSYHFSPPGILHPITVFYELSFGETEMKQVEVRRSLHSRLGLPYDRPLLRISNALDFSKLNNNDMVSLQKGSTLLRDVHIGIPSSGVTGGTVSLVQGSYEYFHYLHDGYNDSGWGCAYRSLQTIISWFRLQNYTSIEVPSHREIQQTLVEIGDKDPSFVGSRDWIGAIELSFVLDKLLGVTCKVINVRSGAELPERCRELALHFENQSTPVMIVNMQVYT
- the LOC100811510 gene encoding probable Ufm1-specific protease isoform X2 encodes the protein MADDSNRLVRLLCRPKPLNTKGSDPGIHFWLIGSPFFPPLTVASFLRRIHALPSAASPDLPKESEDLRTLIPRGFEVVGALASGDDAHARAAVDAARTLRNLLYGEGTDRPVIGAVCGFDSGELRFFVSESENATGLESISSVIEERDSKKFVWENGCLLHCELPIKLPLYYSLKNPTDVEKSYVQATEAVIAKLRDPQAVYLLETSNKASQDISPPVIIRGLQLDFSTDLSKIKALADDDDGFDASSLSCSYFPISSKAGSPVFSAENADIIQVSVLFNSLGSSSASTVPVAEYFPVQEETRLLIVDIKLDVLCYSSRKLPLKYAISSLIIPGLVDQLNVVQKLMLPNLLAQHPWLKSYHFSPPGILHPITVFYELSFGETEMKQVEVRRSLHSRLGLPYDRPLLRISNALDFSKLNNNDMVSLQKGSTLLRDVHIGIPSSGVTGGTVSLVQGSYEYFHYLHDGYNDSGWGCAYRSLQTIISWFRLQNYTSIEVPSHREIQQTLVEIGDKDPSFVGSRDWIGAIELSFVLDKLLGVTCKVINVRSGAELPERCRELALHFENQSTPVMIETNDKEVLQPVGRLIPVLVVDELENGHRELDEDLFSGGRGIGVVREVVFDELSSSLISIEG